Within the Novosphingobium pentaromativorans US6-1 genome, the region GGGAATCGCATGGTCGAGCACGGCGAGATCGCGATGGGGACATCGCTTCGCGACCGTCACCTCGAAGCGGTTCGAAGGCTTGGACGGGTGATAGACGGTGAAGTCGCTCACACCCTCGACGCAATGTGAGGCCGTCACCAGTCCAATATCCTTCAGGAAGAAGGCGGTGGGCAAGGCTCAGGTGTCCATTCTGGGCCGCGCGATATCCGGAGCCGGCAGCGCGGAAGATATCGGCGACCTCGAGGCCGGAGCGCACCGGCTCAGCCGGGTGGGGTCTTTCCTTCGATCAGTGCCGTGAGCCGGTCGAGCGGGCTCGCCACGGCCTGGATCGTTCGGGTCGAGACCTTGGTGTAGATCGCGGTGGTGTCGATCTTGGCGTGTCCCAGCAGAACCTGGATCACGCGGATATCGACGTCCTGCTCGAGCAGGTGGGTGGCGAAGCTGTGGCGCAGCGTGTGCGGGCCGACACGTTTGCGGATCCCGGCGACTTCGGCCGCTTCCTGGACCGCGCGATGCAGCTGCCGGGTCGAGATGGGATCGGTGTAGCTGCGCCCCGGGAACAGCCAGCCATGGGGGAACATGACCCCGCGCCTCTTGCCCTCGCGCCACCACATCCGGAGCAGTTCCAGAAGTTGCGGCGAGAGCATCGCATTGCGGTCCCTGCCGCCCTTGCCCTGTTCGACGCGGATCAGCATGCGCGTGCTGTCGATGTCGTCGACCTTGAGATGCGCGACCTCGGACACGCGTAGGCCCGCACCATAGGCGACGCCGAGCGCGGCCTTGTACTTGATACCCGGCGCCGCCTCGAGCAGCCGGGCGGCCTCCTCGACGCTCAGGACCTCGCGCATCTTGTGCGGTCGGCGCATCGCCACCAGGCCCCGTGCCAAATCACGCCGCCTGAGCGTCACCGTGTACAGGAAGCGCAACGCCGAAACCGCGCCATTGATGGTGCCCGCACTGGCGCCGCTCTCGTGCTGGTGGATCTGGAAATTGCGCAGATCCTCCGCCGTCGCCATGTCGGGCGGACGACCGAGGTAGGCGGCAAAGCGCCGGACGTGGCGGATGTACTGTTCCTGCGTGCGCGGGAGCAGGCCCCGCATCATCATGTCG harbors:
- a CDS encoding tyrosine-type recombinase/integrase; the encoded protein is MATISTDTPAKPLRQRMQHDMMMRGLLPRTQEQYIRHVRRFAAYLGRPPDMATAEDLRNFQIHQHESGASAGTINGAVSALRFLYTVTLRRRDLARGLVAMRRPHKMREVLSVEEAARLLEAAPGIKYKAALGVAYGAGLRVSEVAHLKVDDIDSTRMLIRVEQGKGGRDRNAMLSPQLLELLRMWWREGKRRGVMFPHGWLFPGRSYTDPISTRQLHRAVQEAAEVAGIRKRVGPHTLRHSFATHLLEQDVDIRVIQVLLGHAKIDTTAIYTKVSTRTIQAVASPLDRLTALIEGKTPPG